The segment CCggtataagaatataataatcGCACAGTTTTCTGAGtgtttatttaacagtttatgaAAGTGCCAGACTTCACGTACTGGGGAGGGATGGAAAGACATGTATGTGGTCGGGTGATTGTGGGAGATTCTAAGGGTTGTTAATTAAAGTATGTTATTTACGATGAGTGAACTGGTGACTGGACCAACTATGATACTTTACAGAACAAGCGTACTGAATACTATATCGGTAAAACTACACGTCCGTACCGCTTTAGTTTCGGTGAAAGACTGAAGACCACATTGGACCTCATGTAAATGCTGACTATTATTACTTTTTCAGTTGTTATCTATGAATTCATCATCATAcagttaataaatttttaattatgtggaTTCGAAatccttttatttaaatttttcgatAATTGATGAATGTGGTACATCACAATTCTTTAAGTgtagtgttaaattatttttcggTAATACACGATAAAAAAATATCTCTATAATTCTATCACCCTTCTCCTTCAAATGTAATGATAACTTCTATTACAAACACTTCATTAGTTTAGAAAGTTTTACGCTTAGACATTTCAGTATTTCATAAGTTTGtctaatttcttattaaaaatgaagGCAATATCTTATTGCGTACTGGCTGGTACGCAGAACTGCGTTCAATATGACTTGTATataggttataataataattttgaagttattaCAATAACTGAATTACTGAAATAGCCGATTGGAACACGATATAACTCACAGAATACAATGATGTAGATTAACCATGACAATGTACAACCTGTTTGTGTCTGATCAGATGACAAAGCCGAAGCTTGTTTCCTGCGTCAAGTTGACAACTAAATGAAGACAACCCCAACGTTTAGTGCCACTACTCTTTCATGTTCCACTGTATAGCGTCACTATCTCGTCACACCAGCTGACTTTTATTCATATAAGTATATAAAGCTTTCGTTAGATATTTCTGTGGTCAATTCAaacttattaaatacaattaaatagaattactCGACTAAGAATATCTAGAGTGGCCAGTATAACAATATTCCGCTAACAGCTCTTGCGTTCACATCCACTAACACACTGTTGCCACTATCACAGTGAATCCACAACCCAACATTGTTGCCAGTTTTATATGTATGCAATATTACAGATCCAGATCAATATCTATTTCATTAAACAAACGTCAATAAATATTAACGTAAACGGacgtttaatttgatttaatttaaatcaagttaacAATATgtggtcatatatatatatatatatatatatatatatatatatatatatatatacattaaattgtataaatggcaatagccttatttaatttcaataaacactgaatcacaaaaagtacctgctccgccgggagtcgaacccggatctctcacttgccgggtgaatgtgctaccattacaccacagagcgcttactttttccgattcaattattttgtatttggccgtatctgtcacatatgagtttaaataagcaaactaacatatgatcggaagaccaaatacctgtcaaacgacttttatttacattaaattgtataaatggcaatagccttatttaatttcaataaacactgaatcgcaaaaagtacctgctccgccgggagtcgaacccggatctctcacttgccgggtgaatgtgctaccattacaccacagagcgcttactttttccgattcaattattttgtatttggccgtatctgtcacatatgagtttaaataagcaaactaacatatgatcggaagaccaaatacctgtcaaacgacttttatttacattaaattgtataaatggcaatagccttatttaatttcaataaacactgaatcgcaaaaagtacctgctccaccgggagtcgaacccggatctctcacttgccgggtgaatgtgctaccattacaccacagagcgcttactttttccgattcaattattttgtatttggccgtatctgtcacatatgagtttaaataagcaaactaacatatgatcggaagaccaaatacctgtcaaacgacttttatttacattaaattgtataaatggcaatagccttatttaatttcaataaacactgaatcgcaaaaagtacctgctccgccgggagtcgaacccggatctctcacttgccgggtgaatgtgctaccattacaccacagagcgcttactttttccgattcaattattttgtatttggccgtatctgtcacatatgagtttaaataagcaaactaacatatgatcggaagaccaaatacctgtcaaacgacttttatttacattaaattgtataaatggcaatagccttatttaatttcaataaacattgaatcgcaaaaagtacctgctccgccgggagtcgaacccggatctctcacttgccgggtgaatgtgctaccattacaccacagagcgcttactttttccgattcaattattttgtatttggccgtatctgtcatatatatatatatatgtatgttaccGGCAATGTGTACAATTCAGGCATTGTATGGAATACCTAGGCATTGTATACATTGCCGAGTGAATCCaggcaaagtatgaaataaactcaTTTCTTAGCAATTGTACAAACTTTGCCTAGGCATTGTGTATAATGCCTAGGCATTATATAGAATGTCGAAAGTTTTGCaggcaaagtataaaatgaacaacattgttaaacattgtttattgcaaataacaaacatgaaatgtattaaacataggaTCTGAAAATCCTCCTATTttactagagtaaaatttaaaagtgaaatattaatttaagaaattacttgtTACAGCAGGAAAGAGAACTATGGCACTCCGAGTTGCATTTtcgattgtttttaacacaagCACATTGTTTGGTTTGACATTTAGTTTTGCAAGTGCATCTCACAAATCCTTGGCCGCTTCCTGTTGACTGAGCTGTTGCAACGGTACGAAGTCCTGTTTCTTGATCAGGCACGTCTTCTACTCGAACTAGGCTTTTTTGGCAAACTGTAAACTGTGACCTTGGGTACAGTTGTTTCAAAACTCCGTTGGCGGTCCCTAATTTGTAAAACCCATCTTCTGTCGTATCCATGACCACTGCCAGAATATATATTTCTCAAAGTCACCTCTTCCTTTGTCAACGTCAGGAATTGGAACACGAACAGTGACTCCTTTGGTGACGGGGGGAAACTTTTTATCGGAATTAGCTTtcattttcttagcttgtttttcaAGACAAGCTTTTGACCTCTTCCtctctttatcaatattttccgaaTTAAAACAAGGGACACACAACAGGGTTTTTTCAGTATCATCACACTCCTGAATTGAATGGCCACATGAAAATATGTATGTCCGCTAAAcattttgtgcagttttgtttCTCATTAGTTTGCTGCAAACAAACGCTACACATTTGTAGAAGGCTAGAACTGACCGAGACATCAACGGTTGCCTCATTAACTTCTGAAGTGTTATGATCGGTTTGGAGTGGAGGTTCTAGACTTGACATTGTTTGTGATTCTGTTGTGTGCATGTTATTAACCACTCTTTCCAAATCTTCTTCGCTGTGAATGGAATCCAAAATGTCTCGAGGCAGAGAAGATGTTGTAAGACCGACCTTTACTTTACAGCCGAAGAGAGCCTCATAGGGCGTTCTTTTGATTCCTGAATGTAAAGCTCTATTTTTCATAAGTTGCACAAATCTCAATCCCTCACTCCAACGGTCAGTTTTTTCATCTTGCATCCAAGTCGAAATCATGTTTTCAATATCTTGGTTTGCACGTTCTACACTACCCTGACTTTGAGAATGACGTGGTTTGCCATGAACGATTTTTAAAGTAGgccaataatcttttaaaattgtaaactattttgtttgcaaactcccttCCATTGTCTGACTGCAATATACTTGTGCTCCAATGagagtaaaaatatcaactagGTGATATGCTACTTCCTCAGCGGTTTTAGTTTTTGAGAGGCTTaagaatcacaaattttgtcaAATGATCCTGATAGACCATTATGAACTTAAACTCCCTGTCGGGCTGTGACTGGAAATCAATTAAATCTACTTGACAACGAGAATTAAATTCTGATGAAATCAGGGGCTTTACTACCACTCCTCTTTTCGAACCCTTTAGTTTCTTCTGACATGGCTCACACAAACTAATATATAGCTCAACATCATGACGTTGTAACATTTTTGTGCTTAATATCTAGCTCTTTTAACATTCGATCTCTTCCACCATGACCAATAGGTACATGAGCTTCATGGagaacagtaaataaatctgaatcgtggacataaaattttacaacactgTCTCCTTGTTGTAATGGGTGTATTAGTTTTTGCACATTTTCTACGATCATTACATCATACCTGTTGAGTAGCCAGTAGTGACGAGGTTCCTTTCTGGGCTTGGCCTTGGCATCTTCGACCTCCAACACCAGCTTCTTATAGTCGTCTTCagtcaaaaaaacactatttttagcaCTTGCATTCCGAATTTTTACAAGTTCGGCACTAAAACGAAGTTTCATTAGCGATAAACGATCACTAGAACTACTGATACTACTGTTCACTTGTGACATTTTCAAGCAACAATACAGTGGCACGACAGAACAGAACTGAAGCGTAGGCCTAGCACAATACTGTGGCGTGACGGAACAGAACTGAGAGCAGCGTTTATAGCGGGGATGGGCGGGGGGAGTAGGTGAGGCAAGCACGTTGTAACTTGAAAACAATAGAACAGACAGATTTTTAACTCTGCCTGAACACCAGCAGGCATTCTATAGAATGCCTAGGCaaagtatgaaatgtttaaaatttcacattttgccTGCTTACTTTTGGCAATGTATAGAATGCCTAGGTATTCTATACAATGCCTGATTTTACACTTTGCCgggtaacacacacacacacacacacacacacacacacacacacacacacacacacacacacactcacacatatatatatatatatatatatatatatatatatatatatatatatatatatgacatatgGAATAATTTTGTATTCAGCAACCATATTGCAAGACGGTTTCAAATGGGATTGAACTGTTTTCGTGCGGGTTTCTATATTATTATAGCATAATCGTCATACATACTGCCATAAATGCAGTAATAATCCATAAGTACTATATTATACCCAGAAGcaaattaaacagattttattaaacGAAAGCTATCCAATAATACAGACTCACAAATCCAACAGTATTTACCGCCAATGAAAGTTTTCTTTCTTGTCTCAAAACTTTGCTGAAACCGATAACTTGTAACAATGGAAAACGTTGTGGCTAAGTGGAAGCTGATAAATTAAACGTATCTTCGACAACAGTTTACAAGTCAGTAACCCAcacattaattaaatacttttaatacctAACTTTACAGTTTTCTACCTTAATGACtgacatttttaaattgataaaaataattaggcTTGAAAATTAGTATTTCGCTTAAGCCgtaagatttagaaaaatattctaatattatatataataaatctttgaCGAGtcataaaattcattaaatgaaaacataaaatgttcttattttgttaaaatgccTATTACCAGATATTTTAATTAgcatttgtgattttttttgttattgattattaTGGACTCCACAGGGCCTTAATGAAATCGTGACATCCATTCAACCGTACGATTGTTTATCCTGCAGGTAGACAAATATTGACAGAAAGGTCCTAGACACGTGAAACTAGGTTCAAAGATGAATTAGTAATGATTATGAGGTAAACGGGCAGTCTGTTTGTCAGTCTGCCTATGTATTAACACTTTCCTTGCGTTATATGGGGTCCTTCGATTACTTTGCAACTGTTGATTTTCCACATATAAATTAAGAAAGTGTGGTAATGAGCTCTTGGCCATGAAGTTTGAAATCCGCATCCTGCTGAGTGTTGCTTATTTTTACATTCACagctaaaaaaactttaaatttaaaaaactctagTAGCACAAGGGAAAGAAACCTTACGAGTCATTGGAAGAAGAGTTGTCGCTGTGATTCAAAGCAAGGTTTTAGCATAGCGAAACAGAACTGGATTTTGTTGCCTAATCTGTgtagttttgtattgtatttgacTTGCCAAGTATTGTCCTTTAACGCTACGTATTAATAGCTCCCGTGTCTTTCTTCTTTTCACAGGTTATGATATATTCTCACTACTTTATTGAATTTTGGGATTCATAATAAAGTGTACTTTTCTGGGTGAAAAAAGTACCCGATTCCGTTGTTTACGCAAACATTGGTAATTTCCGTTGATGTCTTTTGTTTATTCCTATAACTACTTTTATGTCCTATCCTCATACAAATGTTCTTGTAGACAAAAAAGAGTAGAtctattttttttctgaaaatcacAGATTTAAAGCAATGATTAACTTGTATTTAGTATTATGAAACATCCATAATAAATCTAGATATGGATGAAAGGCTACTTTGATATCCAGATTGTTTACTAATTTGAaaccaaaactaaatatatattaaaatattattatatgtgatGCGTACAAAATTCCACTTCTAATATTCAGAAAGATTacctaattttgattttaatttacagGAGATACTAAAATCCTTAATGTCCTTATTATTAGTAATCTTATCAACCAAATACTGGGAGTTTgctcccaaaataaaaaaaacaggcaCGAAAATTAACGGATCgaatacaaaatgttatacatCTTTAATTATAGAGTTTGTCCCAACAgtccttattttatttattgtatggaaGAGATGTCTTTTGAAACTATTGTACTTATGTAGATATTAAACACCTTACATTATTTGGTGTTTTATTCTGCATTCTAACTCATTTAACATATGTTATTAATCGGttgaattactaaaatatattgaataataaatgcatttgtgttttgtaataacaaataagtatCATACTCTAATTACTGCTTTTGAAATGTACACTACTTAATTAAATCCGTTTTTATATCAGTTttgacgttttaaaatattacaaaacgtAATAGGTCCTTAAAAAATGAGTTCATAACTACTTTTAAACGTGAAAACTAAACTTTGTTTCTAATACCTTTTCATTTCTATTAGCAAGTTGGTGTGGAGACGAAAAACGTACACATTCAGAACATTAATTCTATTCTAAGTGGGAGAAAACCGATTTCAGAGGTAATTTTTACCCAAAAAGTGTACAGTCCCTCTTGGATTCAAGAAACCTGGAGGTTACGTTACATTAAACTGAGCCATTAAAATCTACTTTAGTAATTTTCACAGATTTCTCATCACCAGTAAAATAAACGCAATACTTTTTACACAAGATTGTGTTTCTAAAACCTTacttaaattgcaaatttttaagATACATTAGTTCCAAAATGTCTATTAGTATCCATTTTAAAGTTTcggctatttatttttataaggacACTTTTTGTATTCATCTTCGCTTGATAGAGTTTTAGTAAGGAAGACAACTTAAATCTACTTACTTAAACCATTCCGACAGCATTTCGATTCTGATCTTTGCTTCCTATACTAAATTACACTCCGTCATTGCGCAAATTTATGTTAATCATTACCGGGGAAATCAATAGTTAATTTCCTTAATGTAGGATTATATGAACatagtacaatattatttcacttatatgtaatataaattttaattgtgtttgtgCTAAATTCACGAATACGAGATCCTACATAATAGGAAGAATGAAATGCATTGCACTTATACTTTTCAAAGACTTACTGTATTTTATGCCcagtaaactatatatttaataagaagAAGGTCTACTTATATATTGGCTACATACAGTTATGCGTAgtttcattgtaataaattagtatttacttatataaatccAGCCATTGCCATTGAAAGATATTTCTAACATTCCATAGTGTATAAGAATGAACCTACCAGAACTAGCAGTGAAGCCTACCATATTAAATAAGATCTTGAATGCAAACTGAAATTGATTGCATATGCTGTATGTTAATTACGATAAAGGTTAAACTACTTGGCTTAATGGAAAGACCAACTTGGTTAAGTAGTAAATTGCTATGCATTACATGATAAGCCACAGTATACAGACAAGTAATATGTTCTGTATATCATCCATCTGTTAGCACTAAAAACAAGCTGCTTTTGAGAGAGCACTTAATCTGGCTCACACACAGCCATCTGAAATACCCGACCACTTGTTGCTCTGTATATAGTGTACGAAATATATCAACACTGTCACATGATGTTTGCTGAAAGAACCGTTAAAATGACACGGTCACAGTCATTTGATATATCTTTCATCTTTGTTTTTGATACATTGAAAGTGTTCAAAAAATAGATACATTTTAGAAACAGGGTTAAGCTAGTTAATATGGTTCAATATTTTGGAGTCTCACTACACTAAAGATAGATTATTAATAAGAGAGATTTTATTTCAACACGAACCCGGCAGCGAAATATgccacaaaagggtgtcacaaactgcTTTTggtgatataattaattatttcaataataaaataacctaGGTGTCAAATTTGTGTTCCTAAGCTTAACTAGTATTAGATatagaaagtttttatattaaaaatagtggCTAGCTGCTAAACGAAACATCTATGTTTATCTATCACTTTTTGTCTGAAATTATGAAATGTGTTACgtacagaagtttgtgacacctttttttgaacaccctgtatagtccTACGACTACTATTAATCAAATACTTCTAGAGAATTATAGGCTTTGCTTTAGCAGGTCAATATAACTATGTATTAGGATTTTTTATATCTGAGGAGAAGGGTAGACTTCAATTCTTGAAACTTAGTTCCCTGTTTTCGTGAATCTAACGCGCACAAATTTCGGAAATCCGAAAGGATATtagattctttaaaattatacaatatatttaatgtaatcttaaattacaaaaattaacgtTGGAGTCTAGTTTAGTGTTAAGTTTCTTGAACTCTAAGCCTCCCTAAATGAGGTAAAATAATCCATAAACTGAGCATTAGTGTAAGCATAGTtagttaatttatgtatattttaacacgtgacaGAGAAACATAACACATTAATAAGTAAACATGCAGTAAAGTATTTAGGTTGGAATGaccttatttaaaacaaaagcaaTAGTAATGTGGTTcataataatagatttttattgttttaaaaggttGCAACAATTATTATTGGGGCATGaagaaaatttttgtaatatttatataaatcagtTAGGTTACTAAAGGTACTAAGGCGCAACATATTAAGTCGGCTCGAAGGGTgcatatttcttaaaaaacagCAACGTCCCATAACATTGAAATGCGTCAAGTAGCAATTCCAATTCACTAATATCACAGGTCCTTAGATGCATGATAAAGAGAAAAgggtttttttctcttttattttttttctttacctaTTTATTCTATGTATGAAGTTTCTTTTGGCAATTGAATGTTtgaaaagataaacaaatttcgGAATTGCCAAACGTTATGtatcacaaaaataatgttttgaggaTTATAAAAGGCATGTTTACGTGTGTTTAAAATACCCGAAAGTGATTTAAGTCTATACAGGTGAAAATTAATCCATGAGCAGGTCACGAGCACGAGATGTCAAGAGCACTATCAGATGTAACACCAGCACAGgggaaataatgaaattaacaaGAACACCAAAGTCCTCACTTCCTGAGGCCTCGCGGCGTGTCGTCTAAAACGATGAGTCAGGGAGGCAATGTTTAGGAGGGGAACAGGTAAAGGCAGCCGCCTTCGGCCGTATGACGTAGTCCTAGACCTTATTGTCATGGTGTCTACAGATTTTTTTGGTTCAGCTTCGTTTGATTGTTAAATTGTAAGGTTTTATGGTTAATCATGTTTTTAGCATTGTCACCAAAAGCCGCGTAACTTCAACCGAAGGTTGACAGCGGTGGGTCTATTAACTCTATGTATGATGCCTCAATATTCATatctttttatattgtttagttctcaaatgtagttttttttgtCTCGATTAAGTACTCCATATTACAACAAGATGTTATactgtaaaattagttttttatattttgtgtgccattttttttttttgtttatatgagACATTGTCTATAAGAgtgttttgtgattttataacgcttgttcttttatttttattatactttctgGCTACTTTCCTAAGTTTTTCGGATAATCCTGAAAATAATAAGAGAGGGACTTgtatgtaaatttttcttttgtttcattTTCCGACTCATCGCTTTTTATATTGCTTCCGTCTCCTTTATTTATGATCAACTGAGGGTGTCCACTTTTTCAAAAGACACAATTTAACGTttgttatttcttcttttaacgCGTCTGAGCACGGGCTCTTTGCTCTGTCCATACAAAGAGTATGCCATTCCTTCTTTGAAAGATTTCTGACATGTCGGTTATAAATTTAGATAGTGGCTCATTTTGTTTCTTACGATAAACTGTTATCTTGAGGACGTTCCTGTATCTTACTACACACATCCATAGAGGGAAGCATTTCTAATTCTGCCTGCAATGTTTGGCAAATGGAGGGAGAATTGCTTTTCATGTGGAAAATAATTCATTGACTTCATTGAACATTATCCACCCTCCATATACACTCTTTTATGATCAAttacattaatgaaaaatttacctTCATCACAATACGTCGGTTCTTGGTCTTCCATTTTTCAGTTGGTATGCTGATTGTTATTAATTTGtctggaaaatttaaaaactcaattaaaatcattaaatctgGATTTGAGtactatttcatatattttatgcaCTAATAATCGGAGGAAAATAATAGTCCTGATTACATATTTTACtaccataattattattatgttaaaatggaTTTGCTatcatgttgtattttatttataacaattcatCAGTATCTTTTTCATTTCCACAAAGGTTTACAAGAATATAAAATACTTTGCAatatccatattttaaaaattgaggcAGAAATATTAACCGTTATTTTAACAGAATTGGAAGACTGTAGTCCTCAGGTATTTTACAAAGCCCTGGCACCTAAATCGCATTCCAAACTTCTGAAATTCAGTGTgtataacttgaaaaatattattccacacttacaacaattttattacagcaaATTATTAATTCCTattaatgttctgtaaatacaaagtataatatatttacatgtacatagaATAACCAGCAAGTAAGAgactatgtatttttttattatgtgtacagctatataaataaaacaatttaaattcagaTTTACTTTGTCATTGAAGTTATTGCGGTATATTAGTTTAGAGATAATATACCGTATAgcaatgttataataattgtgCTAGCTGGCGACcaccacaataaaaaaataaaacgctACAACTAATGTAAACACTGTACTTAAAATTTACGCTGTGAAAAGAAAGATCGTTTCCTAGTTATGTTTTTTTAGCAAGGCAATAAAAGAATATGAAGGGCTGAgaagaaattgtattatatcagCCGTTACATAATAAGCTTTCTCGTGAATTGAAAATACCGGGTTTAAAGCTACACTCGCTCTTCCGAAGcattttaagtagtttaatttaaacactagAATTTATTCTAAGAAAccctaaacaatatattttaatcagttaGTTATCTCTCTTATATGACCAAGGTATGTgtaatcattattaaataatttctaaatatcaACATAAACCATACACAGAAAATGTCACATTTGTCAATTGTAGCTTTCCcgttagtattattatattaatctaaTATTATAAGCCAGTACGTCACACGCTGTATTGTTTCATTGTAAAATGATATTTGAAAGTGGTAATGTTTGATGTAATGATGTTATCATGATACATGTGGTACCGTGTTATTAGTTAAAATCCCATAAGACCTAGCtcatttttcataaaatcatttgttttatattttctctttgcctagaataatgtaaaaaaatttgctAACATTCTTAAAAATCCAAAGGAGTATTTTTCACCATTACACTGCTCATTATCGTCTTTATGTGTATAAAGTACAAAACATTCCAATAAACAATGTTAGGGAATAACAATTTATCGattgaaaaaagtaaatgatCTGTTGTTCAATCCGTGGAATCCCTGCTGTACATCCCAAGATAGAGATCTGATTTAGGTTAATGCCAGAGTTagcacatttt is part of the Homalodisca vitripennis isolate AUS2020 chromosome 8, UT_GWSS_2.1, whole genome shotgun sequence genome and harbors:
- the LOC124368156 gene encoding SCAN domain-containing protein 3-like, with translation MISTWMQDEKTDRWSEGLRFVQLMKNRALHSGIKRTPYEALFGCKVKVGLTTSSLPRDILDSIHSEEDLERVVNNMHTTESQTMSSLEPPLQTDHNTSEVNEATVDVSVSSSLLQMCSVCLQQTNEKQNCTKCLADIHIFMWPFNSGV